One segment of Pseudodesulfovibrio sp. 5S69 DNA contains the following:
- a CDS encoding methyl-accepting chemotaxis protein produces the protein MRLSVKMILFCLLVAIVPLAGMAGYSLHNASVSLKEQSFSKLVSLQEAKSHELDTLTELWNRDITMYSEAKYVYSALVRLRDIIFYAAQPGQPMDLNDEDYAHALKRVEPDFTPWVKVRGYADALILDDTGRIVYSLARGKELGEDIAKGPLAKSQLLDAWKRALKGETVFVDFSPYAPLNGQPCAFIAAPIRRYGEGIEGVAMLRIPIESVNTVMRTRAGMGETGEAYLVGPDGLMRSDLHSDPDGHSVVASFANPRGGDMRSEPARRALEGRTGRMDSVDYRGREVLAAYSPVKVGGTSWGLVAKIDSSEALAPVRKLKEAAMVVSGGSVAGIVLITLFFLRLVLLKPLKELRVYAGRVAEGDLAARPRGRFKGELGEVTEAIERMVHNLGEKMEEAEEASRLAQTRAVEAEAAVVRAEGERRARTDAARSQREGMLQAAGMLETVVSGMREASATVNQESDRIMEGANSLSTRVETTAASMEELAGSIREVAENAETASEDAANARQRAQEGSEVVRRTVESIGDVHAITEKLRAQVASLGSKADSIGKVMNVISDIADQTNLLALNAAIEAARAGEAGRGFAVVADEVRKLAEKTMDATREVGGSIAAIQADVRENIRGMDQAADQVDVANRLAGESGRALNEIMEFFETVTRQVEAIAAASTQQSNAGEEINRAVSEVDAVSTQTAEAVAQTGGAIGELTGQIETLSKLYGLFMLLGQGVVQKQVESLAKAPDLITGSAGKQFDLLQRVVRDNPSLEMAWVIDPRGVQVTEFAMAHGKGDGSKGGPGTSWADRDWFREPVRTGESFISNIYYSKTIDDYCLTVATPVKNREGSILSVLAVDVRHAG, from the coding sequence ATGCGACTCAGCGTGAAGATGATTCTGTTCTGCCTGCTGGTGGCGATTGTGCCTTTGGCGGGCATGGCGGGTTACAGTTTGCACAACGCCTCGGTCAGCCTGAAGGAGCAGTCCTTCAGCAAACTGGTCTCGCTCCAGGAGGCCAAGTCCCACGAGCTGGACACCCTGACCGAACTGTGGAATCGGGACATCACCATGTATTCCGAGGCCAAATACGTGTACAGCGCCCTGGTCCGGCTTCGGGACATCATCTTCTACGCCGCACAGCCCGGCCAGCCCATGGACCTCAACGACGAGGACTACGCCCACGCCCTGAAGCGGGTCGAACCGGACTTCACCCCATGGGTCAAGGTGCGCGGCTATGCCGACGCCCTGATCTTGGACGACACCGGGCGCATCGTCTATTCCCTGGCCCGCGGCAAGGAGCTGGGCGAGGACATCGCCAAGGGACCGCTGGCCAAGAGCCAGCTCCTCGACGCCTGGAAGCGGGCCCTCAAGGGCGAGACCGTGTTCGTCGACTTTTCCCCCTACGCCCCGCTGAACGGCCAGCCCTGCGCCTTCATCGCCGCGCCTATCCGGCGCTACGGCGAGGGCATCGAGGGCGTGGCCATGCTGCGCATCCCCATCGAGTCCGTGAACACGGTCATGCGCACCCGAGCGGGCATGGGTGAGACGGGCGAGGCCTACCTGGTCGGCCCGGACGGGCTCATGCGCTCCGACCTCCACTCCGACCCCGACGGCCACAGCGTGGTCGCCTCCTTTGCCAATCCCCGGGGCGGGGACATGCGCTCCGAGCCCGCCCGGCGTGCGCTCGAAGGCCGGACAGGCCGGATGGACAGCGTGGATTACCGAGGCCGCGAGGTCCTGGCCGCCTATTCCCCGGTCAAGGTGGGCGGCACCTCCTGGGGCCTGGTGGCCAAGATCGATTCCTCCGAGGCCCTGGCCCCGGTGCGCAAGCTCAAGGAGGCCGCCATGGTCGTGAGCGGCGGATCGGTGGCGGGCATCGTCCTGATCACCCTGTTTTTCCTGCGCCTCGTCCTGCTCAAGCCGCTCAAGGAGCTGCGCGTCTACGCGGGCCGGGTGGCCGAGGGCGACCTGGCGGCCAGGCCGCGCGGACGGTTCAAGGGCGAACTCGGCGAGGTCACCGAGGCCATCGAGCGGATGGTTCACAATCTGGGCGAGAAGATGGAGGAGGCCGAGGAGGCCTCGCGCCTGGCCCAGACCCGCGCCGTCGAAGCCGAGGCCGCCGTGGTCCGGGCCGAGGGCGAACGCCGGGCGCGCACGGACGCGGCCCGCTCCCAGCGCGAGGGCATGCTCCAGGCCGCGGGCATGCTCGAAACCGTGGTTTCGGGTATGCGCGAGGCATCGGCCACGGTCAACCAGGAGTCCGACCGGATCATGGAAGGGGCCAACAGCCTGAGCACCCGGGTGGAGACCACGGCGGCCTCCATGGAGGAGCTGGCCGGTTCCATCCGGGAGGTGGCCGAGAACGCCGAGACCGCGTCCGAGGACGCGGCCAACGCCCGGCAGCGGGCCCAGGAGGGGTCCGAGGTGGTCCGCCGTACCGTGGAGTCCATCGGCGACGTGCACGCCATCACCGAAAAGCTCCGGGCGCAGGTCGCCAGTCTCGGGTCCAAGGCCGACTCCATCGGCAAGGTCATGAACGTCATTTCCGACATCGCGGACCAGACCAACCTGCTGGCCCTGAACGCGGCCATCGAGGCGGCCCGCGCGGGCGAGGCCGGGCGCGGTTTCGCGGTGGTCGCCGACGAGGTCCGCAAGCTGGCCGAGAAGACCATGGACGCCACCCGCGAGGTGGGCGGGTCCATCGCGGCCATCCAGGCCGACGTGCGCGAGAACATCAGGGGCATGGATCAGGCCGCGGACCAGGTGGACGTGGCCAACCGGCTGGCCGGGGAATCGGGCCGGGCCCTGAACGAGATCATGGAATTCTTCGAGACCGTGACCCGCCAGGTGGAGGCCATCGCGGCCGCGAGCACCCAGCAGTCCAACGCGGGCGAGGAGATCAACCGGGCCGTGAGCGAGGTGGACGCGGTCTCCACCCAGACCGCCGAGGCCGTGGCCCAGACCGGCGGGGCCATCGGCGAATTGACCGGCCAGATCGAGACCCTGTCCAAGCTCTACGGGCTGTTCATGCTCCTGGGCCAGGGCGTGGTCCAGAAGCAGGTCGAGTCCCTGGCCAAGGCCCCGGATCTGATCACCGGGAGCGCGGGGAAGCAGTTCGACCTGCTCCAACGGGTGGTCCGGGACAATCCCAGCCTGGAGATGGCCTGGGTCATCGACCCGCGCGGCGTGCAGGTCACGGAGTTTGCCATGGCCCACGGCAAGGGAGACGGCTCCAAGGGCGGCCCCGGCACCAGTTGGGCCGACCGCGACTGGTTTCGCGAGCCCGTGCGCACGGGCGAGAGCTTCATCTCGAACATCTACTATTCCAAGACGATAGACGACTACTGCCTGACCGTGGCCACGCCGGTGAAGAACCGCGAGGGGAGCATCCTGTCCGTGCTGGCCGTGGACGTCCGCCACGCGGGCTAG
- a CDS encoding ABC transporter substrate-binding protein, giving the protein MLSLCGPALAAEVLLLHSGPGPTPWNQRLAAGLIEGLGSAASVRQAFLQATGTDEDAYDDVYRHLSEALAGDAPEAVVTEGPVAFAFARKYLNLFPDAPVIFCAMARPDPEALSECGNCTGLSAASAVRESVDLIFAMRPETRLVVAIADRTPESARLMDRVDQAMRPYLDRAQIMFPGFEAGDDRGLDLHELGTTLASVPSTGAVLFLGFAEDRDGNPVSDEDLAALIRERAASPVYLLSDAVFGSGAVGGWMLSAKGVGADAARVVLKVLRGGNVREMLPRSTQPVLRFDGTALARFGLKAPDKAEVVNPPAGKVEERPVLPATGLAWAAGLAAMAALIALLRRRYRA; this is encoded by the coding sequence TTGCTGTCGCTTTGCGGACCGGCCCTGGCCGCCGAGGTCCTTCTGCTCCATTCCGGGCCCGGCCCCACGCCCTGGAACCAGCGGCTGGCCGCGGGCCTCATCGAGGGGCTCGGCAGCGCGGCCTCCGTGCGCCAAGCCTTTCTCCAGGCGACCGGCACGGACGAGGACGCCTACGACGACGTCTACCGGCACCTGTCCGAGGCCCTGGCCGGGGACGCGCCCGAGGCGGTGGTCACCGAGGGGCCCGTGGCCTTCGCCTTTGCCCGCAAGTACTTGAATTTGTTTCCGGACGCGCCGGTGATCTTCTGCGCCATGGCCCGACCCGATCCCGAGGCCCTTTCCGAGTGCGGCAACTGCACCGGCCTGTCCGCGGCCAGCGCCGTGCGGGAGAGCGTGGACCTCATCTTCGCCATGCGCCCCGAGACCCGGCTGGTGGTGGCCATCGCGGACCGCACACCCGAATCGGCCCGGCTCATGGACCGGGTCGACCAGGCCATGCGGCCCTATCTGGACCGGGCGCAGATCATGTTCCCCGGCTTCGAGGCGGGTGACGACCGGGGGCTCGACCTCCACGAACTGGGCACCACCCTGGCCAGCGTACCGTCCACGGGCGCGGTGCTGTTCCTGGGGTTTGCCGAGGACCGGGACGGCAACCCGGTCTCGGACGAGGATCTGGCCGCCCTGATCCGTGAGCGGGCGGCCTCGCCCGTCTATCTCCTCAGCGACGCGGTCTTCGGGTCCGGGGCGGTGGGGGGGTGGATGCTCTCGGCCAAAGGGGTGGGCGCGGACGCGGCCCGCGTGGTCCTCAAGGTCCTGCGGGGCGGGAACGTGCGCGAGATGCTGCCCCGGTCCACGCAGCCGGTGTTGCGCTTCGACGGCACGGCCCTGGCCCGGTTCGGGCTCAAGGCGCCGGACAAGGCCGAGGTGGTCAACCCGCCCGCCGGAAAGGTGGAGGAGCGCCCGGTCCTGCCGGCCACGGGCCTGGCCTGGGCCGCCGGACTGGCCGCGATGGCCGCTCTGATAGCGCTTCTGCGCCGCCGCTACAGGGCGTAG
- a CDS encoding GGDEF domain-containing protein, with translation MSKSSSEIDLFFRNLHETDNPHEGEWMAVILFVRNLLPRLTIYSDDKKSEIQFEVCEQLMENDFSEKRLETVLALLDGYLLQTIGALEMEDALSQEKRTAGLLINEMNEMITSMHGANERQDHRLNSFREETAEVIREGSQKSHILSRVRGMFQELIEEFREEARVLNAKAEHFRMTADFDPLLTELHNRRSLEAHLKAAVEEFARSGTPLCLMMIDVDLFKNVNDTHGHQAGDDVLRALAGIVTTHAIQYGGFAARYGGEELVVVVQDMDLNQAAVKAEALRADVEHYDFRVRTNGQLDTPINFTVSVGVARLKVGWSAGELIRAADVALYQAKNSGRNRVCTAPK, from the coding sequence ATGTCCAAAAGCTCCAGCGAGATCGATCTCTTTTTCAGGAACCTGCACGAAACCGACAACCCCCACGAGGGGGAGTGGATGGCCGTCATCCTGTTCGTCCGCAACCTCCTCCCCCGACTGACCATTTATTCCGACGACAAGAAGTCCGAGATCCAGTTCGAGGTCTGCGAGCAGCTCATGGAGAATGATTTCTCCGAGAAGCGGCTGGAGACGGTCCTTGCCCTGCTCGACGGGTACCTGTTGCAGACCATCGGGGCCCTGGAGATGGAGGATGCCCTGAGCCAGGAGAAGCGCACGGCCGGCCTGCTCATCAACGAGATGAACGAGATGATCACGAGCATGCACGGGGCCAACGAGCGCCAGGACCACCGGTTGAACTCCTTCCGAGAGGAGACCGCGGAGGTCATCCGGGAGGGCAGCCAGAAATCCCATATCCTGTCCAGGGTGCGCGGCATGTTCCAGGAGCTCATCGAGGAGTTCCGCGAGGAGGCGCGCGTGCTCAACGCCAAGGCCGAGCATTTCCGCATGACCGCCGACTTCGACCCCTTGCTCACCGAGCTGCACAACCGCCGCTCTCTGGAGGCCCACCTCAAGGCGGCGGTGGAGGAGTTCGCCCGCTCGGGCACGCCCCTGTGCCTGATGATGATCGACGTGGACCTCTTCAAGAACGTCAACGACACCCACGGCCACCAGGCGGGCGACGACGTGCTCCGGGCCCTGGCCGGGATCGTCACCACCCACGCCATCCAGTACGGCGGCTTTGCGGCCCGCTACGGCGGCGAGGAGCTGGTCGTGGTCGTACAGGACATGGACCTGAACCAGGCGGCGGTCAAGGCCGAGGCCCTGCGGGCCGACGTGGAGCACTACGACTTCCGCGTCCGGACCAACGGTCAACTGGACACGCCCATCAACTTCACCGTGTCCGTGGGCGTGGCGCGCCTGAAGGTCGGCTGGTCCGCCGGGGAGCTGATCAGGGCCGCGGACGTCGCCCTGTATCAGGCCAAGAACTCGGGCCGCAACCGGGTCTGCACGGCCCCGAAATAG
- a CDS encoding DUF2784 domain-containing protein has protein sequence MTGIPAFWADVVLVIHFGIAASLTLGLPVIWIGAAAGWRFVRNPWFRWTHAGLMGVVLAETVAGKLCPLTVWEAALRRAAGEGGNEPASFVGYWLGRVLFLDFAPVWFAVAYGLFFGLIVLTLLLVPVRRAAKPADPRDREKLNN, from the coding sequence GTGACGGGAATCCCGGCTTTCTGGGCGGACGTGGTCCTGGTCATCCATTTCGGCATTGCGGCCTCCCTCACCCTGGGATTGCCGGTCATCTGGATCGGGGCGGCCGCCGGATGGCGGTTCGTGCGCAACCCGTGGTTCCGCTGGACCCATGCCGGACTGATGGGCGTTGTCCTGGCCGAGACCGTGGCCGGGAAACTCTGCCCGCTGACCGTCTGGGAGGCGGCCCTGCGGCGCGCTGCGGGCGAGGGTGGCAATGAGCCTGCCTCGTTCGTGGGCTACTGGCTGGGGCGCGTGCTCTTTCTGGACTTCGCGCCGGTCTGGTTCGCGGTGGCCTACGGCCTGTTTTTCGGGCTTATTGTCCTGACCCTGCTCCTGGTCCCGGTCCGCCGGGCGGCAAAACCTGCCGATCCGCGCGACCGGGAAAAACTCAACAACTAA
- a CDS encoding alpha/beta hydrolase — protein sequence MWTALKIAGGAGVVYAAIAAWVFLTQRGLVYCPRRGLAATPDQAGLAFEDVWLITGQGTRLHGWWLPCEGAERVLLLCHGNGGNVSYLMETYRIFHDLGLSVLSFDYSGYGRSGGRPSEKATRSDARAAWDWLVRDKGIAPGRVVLFGRSLGGGVAARLAADLAKAGTEPGGLIMESTFTSVTAMGAARYPWLPVRWLVRNRYDSVHALRGVRVPALFLHSPEDDLVPYSMGRALYEGYAGPKLFWALSGDHNCGFMSTSGYAEGLGRFLRGLSERCG from the coding sequence ATGTGGACGGCGTTGAAGATAGCGGGCGGCGCGGGGGTGGTGTACGCGGCCATCGCGGCCTGGGTATTTCTCACCCAGCGCGGGCTGGTCTATTGCCCGAGGCGGGGGCTGGCCGCCACCCCGGACCAGGCGGGGTTGGCGTTCGAGGACGTCTGGCTGATCACCGGGCAGGGCACGCGCCTCCACGGCTGGTGGCTGCCCTGCGAGGGGGCGGAGCGGGTGTTGCTGCTCTGCCACGGCAACGGCGGCAACGTCTCGTATCTGATGGAGACGTACCGGATTTTTCATGATCTCGGGCTGTCGGTGCTGTCCTTCGACTATTCGGGCTACGGGCGAAGCGGGGGGCGGCCGTCGGAAAAGGCCACCCGCAGCGATGCGCGGGCGGCCTGGGACTGGCTGGTCCGGGACAAGGGCATCGCGCCGGGGCGGGTGGTCCTGTTCGGGCGCAGCCTCGGCGGGGGCGTGGCCGCGCGGCTGGCCGCGGACCTGGCCAAGGCGGGCACGGAGCCGGGCGGGCTGATCATGGAATCCACGTTCACCTCGGTCACGGCCATGGGCGCGGCGCGCTACCCGTGGCTGCCGGTCCGCTGGCTGGTGCGGAACCGGTACGACAGCGTGCATGCCCTGCGCGGGGTGCGGGTGCCCGCCCTGTTCCTGCACAGCCCGGAGGACGACCTGGTGCCCTATTCCATGGGCCGGGCGCTGTACGAGGGCTATGCCGGGCCCAAGCTGTTTTGGGCCCTGTCCGGCGACCACAACTGCGGGTTCATGAGCACCTCGGGATACGCCGAGGGGCTGGGCCGGTTCCTGCGCGGGCTGTCGGAGCGGTGCGGGTGA
- the mobA gene encoding molybdenum cofactor guanylyltransferase, whose protein sequence is MDIAGIILAGGLGTRMGHVKKAFLTINGRTILDRLLAVYRPLFTEILIAARDKNDYKAYDYPVAEDRFEARSSLTGIHAGLSAMRASHGFMAACDGPFLQPGLVRALLDQAAPEDDVVVPLKEDGYVEPLCAVYSKRCIPHIEAQLKRENFRIIGFFDQVRVKEVPVSLLLPGDPHQVSFFNVNSPDDLRQAEHLAAELGL, encoded by the coding sequence ATGGACATCGCAGGCATCATCCTGGCCGGCGGGCTCGGCACCCGCATGGGCCACGTCAAGAAGGCGTTCCTGACCATCAACGGCCGGACCATCCTCGACCGCCTGCTCGCTGTCTACCGGCCCCTGTTCACCGAAATCCTGATCGCCGCGCGCGACAAAAACGACTACAAGGCGTATGACTACCCGGTCGCCGAGGACCGGTTCGAGGCCCGCTCGTCCCTGACCGGCATCCACGCGGGCTTAAGCGCCATGCGCGCCTCCCACGGGTTCATGGCCGCCTGCGACGGTCCGTTCCTCCAGCCCGGCCTGGTCCGGGCGCTCCTCGACCAGGCCGCCCCGGAGGACGACGTCGTCGTCCCCCTCAAGGAGGACGGCTACGTCGAGCCCCTCTGCGCCGTCTACTCCAAACGCTGCATCCCCCATATCGAGGCCCAACTGAAGCGGGAAAATTTCCGCATCATCGGCTTCTTCGACCAAGTCCGCGTCAAAGAGGTCCCGGTCTCCCTGCTCCTTCCCGGCGACCCCCACCAGGTCTCCTTCTTCAACGTCAACTCCCCGGACGACCTGCGCCAGGCCGAACACCTGGCCGCCGAACTCGGCCTCTAG
- a CDS encoding HAD hydrolase family protein: MATFPPVTVLVRNIDKSARFYKAALGFDLAWDGLLVGPYGQSLRLVEGPGTTAGGCVIVTIEVPDVARAVDAILDNGGGRAEKLMGDAPLYLGPDGEMLALSGRGLPGAERIRMVIYDFDGVMTDNQVQIDQDGREAVRANRSDGLGVGLIQALGIRQLILSTEANPVVKARADKLGLEALHGIRHKSSALLGLAEKYGISVGDVLFVGNDINDAGAMGLAGFKAAPADAHPSILAMADYVTDAKGGCGVIREMADVLTAARE; the protein is encoded by the coding sequence ATGGCCACATTCCCGCCTGTCACCGTATTGGTTCGAAACATTGACAAATCCGCGCGCTTCTACAAGGCGGCGCTGGGGTTCGACCTGGCCTGGGACGGGCTGCTGGTCGGTCCGTACGGCCAGTCGCTGCGGTTGGTGGAGGGGCCGGGGACCACGGCCGGGGGGTGCGTCATCGTGACCATCGAGGTGCCGGACGTGGCCCGTGCCGTGGACGCCATTCTGGACAACGGCGGGGGCCGGGCCGAGAAGCTCATGGGCGACGCCCCACTGTACCTCGGACCGGATGGCGAGATGCTCGCCTTGTCCGGGCGCGGGCTGCCGGGTGCGGAGCGGATACGCATGGTCATCTACGACTTTGACGGGGTCATGACCGACAACCAGGTCCAGATCGACCAGGACGGGCGCGAGGCCGTGCGGGCCAACCGCAGCGACGGGCTGGGCGTGGGGCTCATCCAGGCGCTGGGCATCCGGCAGCTCATCCTGTCCACCGAGGCCAACCCCGTGGTCAAGGCCAGGGCGGACAAGCTCGGCCTGGAGGCGCTGCACGGCATCCGCCACAAGAGCTCGGCCCTGCTCGGGCTGGCGGAGAAGTACGGGATTTCCGTGGGCGACGTCCTGTTCGTCGGCAACGACATCAACGACGCCGGCGCCATGGGACTGGCCGGGTTCAAGGCCGCGCCCGCCGACGCCCACCCATCCATCCTGGCCATGGCCGACTACGTCACCGACGCCAAGGGCGGCTGCGGCGTGATCCGCGAAATGGCCGACGTGCTGACCGCGGCGCGGGAGTAA
- a CDS encoding thermonuclease family protein, whose product MRRRNSLFPNAFLLVLVFAWTCLLSAQAGANGLDARFLRALDGDSLRVDHAGEVLEVRLIGVDAPEYRQEYSRKARDFSRRFCRGKTLRLEFDRERRDRYGRTLAYVYADGRMLNEELVRAGLAVPLRIKPNTRYCDRIKQAEEEARREKRGFWIKGGLDMTPGRWRRTHPRK is encoded by the coding sequence ATGCGCCGCCGCAACTCCCTTTTCCCCAACGCGTTTCTTCTCGTCCTGGTCTTCGCCTGGACCTGCCTCCTATCCGCCCAAGCCGGGGCAAACGGCCTGGACGCCCGCTTCCTGCGGGCCCTGGACGGCGACTCCTTGCGCGTTGATCACGCGGGTGAGGTCCTGGAGGTCCGGCTCATCGGCGTGGATGCCCCGGAGTACAGGCAGGAATACAGCCGCAAGGCCAGGGATTTCTCCCGGCGCTTCTGCCGGGGCAAGACCCTGCGTCTGGAGTTCGACAGGGAGCGCCGCGACCGCTACGGCCGCACCCTGGCCTACGTCTATGCGGACGGCCGCATGCTCAACGAGGAGCTGGTGCGCGCCGGGCTGGCCGTCCCCCTGCGGATTAAGCCGAACACCCGGTATTGCGACCGGATCAAACAGGCCGAAGAGGAGGCGCGCCGGGAAAAGCGCGGTTTCTGGATCAAGGGCGGCCTGGACATGACCCCGGGCCGGTGGCGCAGGACCCACCCCAGGAAATAG
- a CDS encoding MBL fold metallo-hydrolase yields MELTFLIDNNALVGTRLLAEAGLSMLIEADGKRVLFDAGYSDAFLANARCLGADMDHLDWIALSHGHSDHTWGLGMLLRHYDMTPCGDRTRAGLLAHPKALGTKRHRGIPEFGSLVAEDKLASYFDLQLTAEPVRLTDSLFALGEIERVTDFEKPAPLGERLEDGAFVPDDIPDDTALAYVTDTGLVVIAGCAHAGICNTVEQARRVTGVDNVRAVLGGFHLQKARPERLGPTADYLAALDLEGLWCCHCTDLAAKISLAAKCPVLEVGSGMKLVF; encoded by the coding sequence ATGGAACTGACCTTTCTGATAGACAACAACGCCCTGGTGGGCACCCGGCTCCTGGCCGAGGCCGGGCTGTCCATGCTCATCGAAGCGGACGGCAAGCGTGTGCTGTTCGACGCCGGCTATTCGGACGCGTTCCTGGCCAACGCCCGGTGCCTGGGCGCGGACATGGACCACCTGGACTGGATCGCCCTGTCCCACGGCCACTCGGACCACACCTGGGGGCTGGGCATGCTGCTGCGGCACTACGACATGACCCCGTGCGGGGACCGCACCCGGGCGGGGCTGCTGGCCCACCCCAAGGCGCTGGGCACCAAACGGCACCGGGGCATCCCCGAGTTCGGCTCCTTGGTGGCCGAAGACAAACTGGCCAGCTATTTCGATTTGCAACTCACGGCCGAGCCCGTCCGGCTGACCGACTCCCTGTTCGCCCTGGGCGAGATCGAGCGGGTAACGGATTTCGAGAAGCCCGCGCCCCTGGGCGAGCGGCTGGAGGACGGCGCGTTCGTGCCCGACGACATCCCGGACGACACGGCGCTCGCGTACGTCACGGACACGGGGCTGGTGGTCATAGCGGGCTGCGCCCACGCGGGCATCTGCAACACCGTGGAGCAGGCCAGGCGGGTCACGGGCGTGGACAACGTCCGGGCGGTGCTGGGCGGATTCCACCTGCAAAAGGCCCGGCCCGAGCGGCTCGGCCCCACGGCGGACTACCTGGCCGCGCTCGACCTGGAAGGGCTGTGGTGCTGCCACTGCACGGACCTGGCCGCCAAGATCAGCCTGGCCGCCAAGTGCCCTGTCCTGGAGGTGGGCTCAGGGATGAAACTGGTGTTCTAG
- a CDS encoding CPBP family intramembrane glutamic endopeptidase codes for MWAVSSVAYDRGSALFALDMTLGLGLVVVSEEIVFRGLALSALKPFTRNPVIILLVSSLIFALVHWSTGLGNILDCFAYGLLFMAVTLRTGSIVPATVIHYCLDFYLLARA; via the coding sequence GTGTGGGCGGTATCGTCAGTAGCCTACGATCGGGGATCGGCGCTGTTCGCCCTGGATATGACCCTGGGCCTGGGGCTGGTGGTCGTGAGCGAGGAGATCGTCTTCCGGGGGTTGGCCCTGTCCGCCCTGAAGCCCTTCACCCGCAATCCGGTCATCATACTCCTGGTCTCGTCCCTGATCTTCGCCCTGGTCCATTGGTCCACGGGGCTGGGGAACATTCTCGACTGCTTCGCCTACGGCCTGCTGTTTATGGCCGTGACCTTGCGGACGGGGAGCATCGTGCCCGCCACGGTCATCCACTATTGCCTGGATTTCTACCTGCTCGCTCGGGCCTGA
- a CDS encoding phage capsid protein, which translates to MSTTVSNAFVSQYVEMVHQAYQAQGSKMRQTVRLQTEVEGSKCIFQKVGKGAAGKKTRHGNVPLMNLNHSNVSCTLSDWYAAEYIDKLDELKDKSDEKQVAANAGAWALGRKIDELIITKLDGATNVVAEAATGLTKDKILQAFGTLNANDVPDDGHRFAVVGPHQWNELLNIQEFKSSDYAGEQYAWLKGTESRTWLGITWMFHTGLPLDEAGMRKCYIYHRNAAGLAEGQKVQAFVDWVPEKAAHMVDHMLSAGACLIDPDGVVQIQCDDDAAIA; encoded by the coding sequence ATGTCCACGACTGTCAGCAATGCCTTTGTCTCCCAGTATGTCGAGATGGTCCATCAGGCCTATCAGGCCCAGGGCTCCAAGATGCGCCAGACCGTCCGCCTGCAGACCGAGGTGGAGGGCTCCAAGTGCATCTTCCAGAAGGTCGGCAAGGGCGCGGCCGGGAAGAAGACCCGCCACGGCAACGTGCCGCTCATGAACCTCAACCATTCAAACGTGTCCTGCACCCTGTCCGACTGGTACGCCGCCGAGTACATCGACAAGCTCGACGAGCTCAAGGACAAGAGCGACGAGAAGCAGGTGGCCGCCAATGCGGGCGCCTGGGCGCTGGGCCGCAAGATCGACGAACTGATCATCACCAAGCTCGACGGGGCCACCAACGTGGTCGCCGAGGCGGCCACCGGCCTGACCAAGGACAAGATCCTCCAGGCCTTCGGCACTCTGAACGCCAACGACGTGCCCGACGACGGCCACCGCTTCGCCGTGGTCGGCCCGCATCAGTGGAACGAACTGCTGAACATCCAGGAGTTCAAGTCCAGCGACTACGCGGGCGAGCAGTACGCCTGGCTCAAGGGCACCGAGTCCCGCACCTGGCTGGGCATCACCTGGATGTTCCACACCGGCCTGCCGCTGGACGAGGCGGGCATGCGCAAGTGCTACATCTACCACCGCAACGCCGCGGGCCTGGCCGAGGGCCAGAAGGTCCAGGCGTTCGTTGACTGGGTGCCGGAAAAGGCCGCCCACATGGTGGACCACATGCTCTCGGCCGGGGCCTGCCTCATCGATCCGGACGGCGTGGTCCAGATTCAGTGCGACGACGACGCGGCCATCGCCTAG